In Betaproteobacteria bacterium, one genomic interval encodes:
- a CDS encoding transposase — MRLAESIGSNQAAKRLGIPESSLSNWVRRARAGRLKADDGTAPTRRPATELEAENARLRRELASGKLDLEIVKKVAAYFAKESR, encoded by the coding sequence GTGCGACTGGCCGAGTCGATTGGAAGCAATCAGGCAGCCAAGCGGCTGGGTATCCCGGAATCGAGTTTGTCCAACTGGGTCAGGCGCGCTCGGGCGGGGAGGCTGAAAGCAGACGACGGGACAGCGCCGACGAGGCGCCCGGCGACGGAACTGGAAGCCGAGAACGCCCGCTTGCGCCGGGAGCTTGCCAGCGGAAAGCTTGATCTGGAGATCGTAAAAAAAGTGGCGGCGTATTTCGCGAAGGAGTCGCGGTGA